A genome region from Flavobacterium sp. CFS9 includes the following:
- a CDS encoding T9SS type A sorting domain-containing protein: MAKNLKLLLFCIIIYCIPNLAEAQLGTSCGIPAWYAVTQYSSNSYVRYNNIVYKSNSWSQGAGSTPGSSSSWSAVGSCDEQLIINNPSLAYTACSTVSDWNSATPNYNVNNIIRYNNGVYKAKYWVAGTEIPDQSSAYTFLGVCIKPIAISPAYADGQIIIKNTLSAINLTASLNLYGLSATQNKVEIKKTTESSYTTYNMSLSGTTISYNWTPTAYGDYNIRYTVVNSVGVSTIVNTTIKIAITAPAVINITSPLNSTSYSQLNFSPISITFTIQPSSGSSISSIQFKDLTAGTSSNVITNSQNSYTFNWTPQNYGSNSLQIAATDNNGTTATSGLQLTIVNPATQNISFASLPNQIKAISGIQKTFVFDKTITSLKRRNVTVFDYTITGNTLKIIPKKAGRSGLQITTSDGSIYHLGLRIDNTNGSVSKYPDYVAVGSVSEDTNDDVNFFNNGIDDSNLLKNNRMEVRYIYINGGPIAGWNTWQPDRAIKFARNSVKMGLIPFFVFYNIPDGSESYELDLAHVKDPAYMTAYFSNLNLFLNQVKAELGDEFFGVVLEPDFLGYMQQYNEPITTTTAVNATSIAQNVGTLKTLVERINFELNKKRTDENLNMEFGWQLNLWAKAGVAGPKGIIRETDTGTFTTQLNKIKQTALDIFQYTNSMGIMSNNADFISIDKYGLDAMGAGSTGNPADPFSYTWFWNNDHWMNYLNFVQKLYEASGKHVVLWQIPVGHINGSETINERTAGPFQILNNTSQHYEDSATTFFFGDTVNFSNDALRYNYFSQNKHADPKLLVNPTTKKVTFGNHFAEVKNSGTKLVLMGAGVGASTDGIGNPGTTLTDDHFWIQKLQDYYINQTSATSKSSNAATVNDDLTFDSSLIIYPNPTKEELNINTEEKVEVVYVFDMNGENVITLKNKTKINLSELKNGWYIVAVKLENGKKISNKILKN, from the coding sequence ATGGCGAAAAATTTAAAACTTTTATTGTTCTGTATTATTATCTATTGTATTCCCAATTTAGCAGAAGCACAGTTGGGTACCTCCTGCGGCATTCCGGCCTGGTATGCCGTCACGCAATATTCAAGTAACTCTTATGTCCGGTACAATAATATTGTGTACAAAAGCAATTCCTGGTCTCAGGGAGCCGGCAGTACTCCCGGATCAAGCAGTTCATGGTCGGCAGTAGGAAGCTGTGACGAGCAATTAATTATTAATAATCCATCTCTGGCTTATACCGCATGCAGTACCGTTTCTGACTGGAACAGCGCAACACCCAACTACAATGTAAACAACATTATAAGATACAACAATGGTGTCTATAAAGCCAAATACTGGGTCGCCGGAACAGAAATTCCTGATCAGTCTTCTGCTTACACTTTTCTGGGTGTGTGTATCAAACCCATAGCCATTTCTCCTGCCTACGCAGATGGACAAATTATTATAAAAAACACATTATCGGCCATCAATCTTACCGCATCACTTAATCTGTACGGTTTATCGGCAACACAAAATAAGGTCGAAATAAAAAAGACAACAGAGTCTTCTTATACAACTTACAATATGAGTTTATCCGGCACTACGATATCGTACAACTGGACCCCGACCGCTTATGGGGATTACAATATTCGGTATACCGTTGTAAATTCAGTTGGAGTAAGCACCATAGTAAACACCACTATTAAAATTGCGATTACTGCTCCAGCTGTTATAAACATTACAAGTCCACTAAATTCTACATCCTATTCTCAACTTAATTTCTCTCCTATAAGCATTACTTTTACTATTCAGCCTTCGTCCGGAAGTTCAATTAGCAGCATACAGTTTAAGGACCTTACCGCCGGAACTAGTTCTAATGTGATTACCAATTCGCAAAATTCTTACACCTTTAATTGGACCCCTCAGAATTACGGAAGCAATTCACTGCAAATAGCAGCCACTGACAACAACGGGACCACAGCAACATCCGGTTTACAACTTACTATTGTGAATCCTGCCACACAAAATATCTCCTTTGCTTCTCTTCCAAATCAAATAAAAGCGATTAGTGGAATACAAAAAACGTTCGTATTCGATAAAACTATTACTTCCTTAAAAAGAAGAAACGTTACCGTATTTGATTACACTATTACTGGAAATACTTTAAAAATTATCCCTAAAAAAGCGGGCAGATCCGGACTTCAAATAACCACTTCAGATGGTTCAATATATCATCTTGGTTTAAGAATAGACAATACCAATGGAAGCGTTTCAAAATATCCTGATTATGTTGCTGTAGGATCTGTATCCGAAGACACTAACGATGATGTCAATTTTTTCAACAATGGTATTGACGACAGCAATCTGCTCAAAAATAACAGAATGGAGGTCAGATATATTTATATCAACGGAGGTCCAATAGCCGGATGGAATACCTGGCAGCCTGACAGAGCTATAAAATTTGCGAGGAATTCTGTAAAAATGGGACTTATTCCTTTCTTTGTTTTTTACAACATTCCTGACGGAAGTGAATCTTATGAGCTGGATCTGGCACACGTAAAAGATCCTGCCTATATGACGGCTTATTTCAGTAATCTCAACCTTTTTCTGAATCAGGTTAAAGCTGAATTAGGAGATGAGTTTTTCGGAGTGGTATTAGAGCCCGATTTTCTGGGCTATATGCAGCAGTATAACGAACCTATAACTACTACAACAGCCGTAAATGCAACGAGTATTGCCCAAAATGTCGGTACTTTAAAAACCTTAGTAGAAAGAATCAATTTTGAGCTCAACAAGAAGAGAACAGACGAAAACCTGAATATGGAATTTGGATGGCAGCTCAATCTTTGGGCAAAAGCCGGTGTAGCCGGTCCAAAAGGAATTATCAGAGAAACAGATACCGGTACCTTTACTACCCAACTGAATAAAATTAAACAAACCGCTTTGGATATTTTTCAATACACCAATAGTATGGGAATTATGTCTAATAATGCAGACTTTATTTCTATTGACAAATATGGTCTTGATGCCATGGGTGCCGGAAGCACCGGTAATCCTGCCGATCCCTTCTCTTATACCTGGTTCTGGAATAATGACCACTGGATGAATTACCTGAATTTTGTTCAAAAGCTTTACGAAGCCTCCGGCAAACATGTTGTCCTATGGCAAATCCCGGTAGGACATATCAATGGTTCAGAAACCATAAATGAACGAACAGCAGGTCCTTTCCAAATTTTAAATAATACCAGCCAACACTACGAAGATTCTGCTACGACTTTTTTCTTTGGGGATACTGTAAATTTCTCCAATGACGCGCTTCGTTATAACTATTTCAGTCAGAATAAACATGCCGATCCTAAACTTCTGGTTAATCCCACTACAAAAAAAGTGACTTTTGGAAATCACTTTGCAGAAGTAAAAAATAGCGGAACCAAACTTGTCTTAATGGGAGCAGGTGTAGGAGCTAGTACGGATGGAATTGGAAACCCGGGAACTACGCTGACTGATGATCATTTTTGGATTCAAAAATTACAGGATTATTATATCAATCAAACTTCCGCCACTAGTAAGTCCAGTAACGCTGCTACTGTAAATGATGATCTAACTTTTGATTCCTCTCTGATTATCTACCCTAACCCGACTAAAGAAGAACTGAACATCAACACAGAAGAAAAAGTTGAAGTCGTATATGTTTTTGATATGAATGGTGAAAATGTTATCACCCTGAAAAATAAAACTAAAATCAATCTCTCCGAACTTAAAAACGGCTGGTATATAGTAGCTGTAAAACTTGAAAATGGTAAAAAGATTTCTAACAAAATATTAAAAAATTAA
- a CDS encoding sodium/sugar symporter: MNQNLAFADYAVFIIYFIVVSVYGYTVYRKRKQDEQDAKAYFLAEGNLTWWAIGASLIASNISAEQFIGMSGEGFFLGIAVAAYEWIAAISLIVVAVWFIPVYLKNKIYTMPQFLKTRYNDSTALIMAVFWLFLYVFVNLTSILYLGAVAINGMAGGEYLHIIMIGLALFALFISLGGMKVVAYTDVIQVAVLIIGGLVTTYIALTTVGQYFGVGQNAIAGFKVLMKEAPEHFKMIIPRPTATSSQLDINKYLTFPGLMSYLAGIWIINLNYWGCNQYITQRALGADLQTARTGILFAGMLKLLMPIIVMLPGIAAYVLYQNGHLPQLVGGKDGAYSAILTFLPTGLKGLSVAALTAAIVASLAGKVNSISTIYTLDIHKKYIQKEAGEKQQVNIGRIAVFGAMLLAVLFTWNDILGIGGVGGFTYIQKYTGFISPGVFAMFVLGMFWKRTTGAAAVVGVILGFVLSVLFNEYAPALFGNETLLYTAYPNGKGAFEIPFHICMGLSFIFTTLVMVLISFAGPKVNPKAFEIDSEMFKVKPQTTVLIVITLLIIAALYIKFW, from the coding sequence ATGAACCAGAACCTTGCTTTCGCAGATTATGCGGTTTTTATTATTTACTTCATCGTAGTTTCGGTCTACGGATATACCGTTTACCGAAAACGTAAACAGGACGAACAAGATGCTAAAGCTTACTTTTTGGCCGAAGGAAACCTGACCTGGTGGGCTATTGGAGCTTCTTTAATTGCTTCAAATATCTCGGCAGAACAATTTATCGGAATGAGCGGCGAAGGTTTCTTTTTAGGAATTGCCGTTGCAGCTTATGAGTGGATTGCTGCCATAAGTCTTATTGTTGTCGCAGTTTGGTTTATTCCTGTGTACCTAAAGAATAAGATCTATACGATGCCACAATTCTTAAAAACACGTTATAATGATTCTACTGCTTTAATCATGGCTGTTTTCTGGTTGTTCTTGTACGTTTTTGTAAACTTAACTTCTATTTTATATTTAGGAGCTGTGGCCATTAACGGTATGGCCGGAGGAGAATACCTGCATATTATCATGATCGGATTGGCATTATTTGCCTTATTCATCTCTCTTGGAGGTATGAAAGTTGTTGCCTATACGGATGTTATTCAGGTTGCGGTTCTAATCATTGGAGGTCTGGTCACCACTTATATTGCTCTTACCACTGTTGGACAATATTTTGGAGTAGGACAAAATGCAATTGCCGGATTTAAAGTTTTAATGAAGGAAGCACCGGAACATTTTAAAATGATTATTCCAAGACCAACTGCAACATCCTCTCAGCTTGATATCAACAAATACCTGACTTTCCCTGGTTTGATGTCTTATCTTGCCGGTATCTGGATCATCAACCTGAATTACTGGGGATGCAACCAATACATTACGCAAAGAGCCTTGGGTGCCGATTTACAAACTGCACGAACCGGTATTTTGTTTGCCGGTATGCTTAAATTATTAATGCCTATAATCGTAATGTTACCAGGTATTGCTGCCTATGTTTTATACCAAAACGGACATTTACCACAATTAGTCGGAGGAAAAGACGGAGCTTATTCTGCCATACTGACTTTCCTTCCAACCGGATTAAAAGGCCTTTCAGTAGCGGCACTAACCGCAGCAATTGTAGCTTCGTTAGCCGGAAAAGTAAACAGTATCTCGACGATCTACACTTTGGATATTCACAAAAAATATATTCAGAAAGAAGCTGGCGAAAAACAACAAGTGAACATTGGAAGAATTGCCGTTTTTGGAGCGATGCTTTTGGCAGTGTTATTTACCTGGAATGATATTTTAGGAATTGGAGGCGTTGGCGGATTTACCTATATTCAAAAATATACAGGCTTTATCAGTCCGGGAGTTTTTGCCATGTTTGTTTTAGGAATGTTCTGGAAGCGAACTACGGGAGCTGCAGCTGTGGTAGGGGTAATTTTAGGTTTTGTATTGTCTGTACTCTTCAACGAATATGCTCCTGCCTTATTTGGAAATGAGACCTTATTGTACACTGCATATCCAAACGGAAAGGGAGCTTTTGAAATCCCTTTTCATATTTGTATGGGATTATCATTCATCTTTACGACTTTGGTGATGGTTTTAATCAGTTTTGCAGGTCCTAAAGTAAATCCTAAAGCATTCGAAATCGATTCCGAAATGTTTAAAGTAAAACCACAGACTACTGTTTTAATTGTCATTACATTATTGATTATTGCAGCCTTGTACATTAAATTTTGGTAG
- a CDS encoding UDP-glucose--hexose-1-phosphate uridylyltransferase: protein MKNFDINEDPHRRFNPLLNEWILVSPHRAKRPWQGQNETLATETLPKHDPNCYLCPGNVRANGEHNPNYKDSFVFENDFAAMKQDEIIFEEDIKHTFFKTKPEQGISKVVCFSPKHDLTLPEMEIDEIENIVKVWQKEYAELGSIKYINHVQIFENKGSIMGCSNPHPHGQIWAQSSLPTQVERTQQNLKSYFDKNNRTLLQDYIQAELKTGDRVVIENDDFIVLVPFWAIWPYETMIVSKRVVNKITDFTEEETNSFAVILKQLTIKYDNLFSTSFPYSSGIHQSPTDGLEHPEWHFHMHFYPPLLRSATVKKFMVGYEMLGESQRDITPERSAEVLRLQSDVHYKSKIK from the coding sequence ATGAAAAACTTTGACATCAACGAAGATCCGCACAGACGTTTCAATCCATTACTAAACGAATGGATTTTGGTATCACCTCATCGAGCCAAACGTCCGTGGCAAGGGCAAAACGAGACTCTTGCAACTGAAACTCTTCCAAAGCACGACCCAAACTGTTATCTCTGTCCGGGTAACGTTCGCGCCAACGGAGAACACAATCCGAACTACAAAGACAGCTTTGTCTTTGAAAATGATTTCGCCGCGATGAAACAGGACGAAATTATATTTGAGGAAGATATCAAGCATACTTTTTTTAAAACCAAACCCGAACAGGGAATTTCAAAAGTAGTCTGTTTTTCACCGAAGCATGATCTTACTTTACCGGAGATGGAAATTGACGAAATTGAGAACATTGTAAAAGTCTGGCAAAAAGAATACGCTGAACTGGGAAGCATCAAATACATCAATCACGTTCAGATTTTTGAAAACAAAGGAAGTATTATGGGCTGCAGCAACCCGCATCCTCATGGTCAGATCTGGGCACAGTCGTCACTCCCAACTCAGGTTGAAAGAACACAACAAAATCTGAAATCTTATTTTGATAAGAACAACCGAACGCTTCTTCAGGATTATATCCAGGCAGAATTAAAAACCGGTGACCGTGTCGTAATCGAAAACGATGATTTTATTGTTTTAGTTCCGTTTTGGGCAATCTGGCCGTATGAAACGATGATTGTAAGCAAAAGAGTTGTAAATAAAATTACTGATTTTACGGAAGAAGAAACCAATTCCTTTGCTGTAATTTTAAAACAACTGACCATCAAATACGATAATTTATTCAGTACCTCTTTTCCGTATTCATCAGGAATCCATCAATCACCTACAGATGGTTTAGAACATCCGGAATGGCATTTCCACATGCATTTCTATCCGCCCTTGTTGCGATCAGCCACAGTAAAGAAATTTATGGTTGGTTATGAAATGTTAGGCGAATCTCAAAGAGACATTACCCCTGAAAGAAGTGCCGAAGTTTTAAGACTACAGTCGGACGTGCATTACAAATCAAAAATAAAATAA
- the galK gene encoding galactokinase, producing MNDILIQNTTAFFEKSFGAAPQKVVLSPGRINIIGEHIDYNDGYVLPAAIDKIICFAFEKNNTNSSKIIAIDLNEAFEIDLKAEILLSDNVWTNYIRGVIKQLQDNGFVFEGFNCVFSSNIPVGSGLSSSAALECGMIFGIASLFDLEIKKADIALLGQKAEHWVGINCGIMDQFSSVHGLENKVIKLDCNTLDFEYHNADFKDYALVLFDSNVKHSLFTSEYNTRRQECEQGLAIIKHHFPQIKSFRDCSEEQLLTLQHQMSPTIFKRVHFVIKEIDRVEKACEALDQGNITLLGQLLFEAHYGLSQEYEVSCKELDMLVNTAKTDDFIIGSRLMGGGFGGCTINFIKKGHENEVKNKFSNLYLNTFGIELKFYDVTISNGTRLLL from the coding sequence ATGAATGATATTTTAATACAAAACACAACCGCTTTTTTTGAGAAGTCTTTTGGGGCCGCTCCGCAAAAAGTGGTGCTCTCTCCCGGAAGGATCAATATTATAGGAGAACATATTGACTACAACGACGGCTATGTTTTACCTGCGGCCATCGACAAGATCATTTGTTTTGCTTTTGAAAAGAACAACACCAACAGCTCTAAAATAATAGCCATTGATTTGAACGAAGCCTTTGAAATTGATTTAAAAGCAGAAATTCTTTTAAGTGATAACGTCTGGACGAATTATATCAGAGGCGTAATCAAACAATTACAGGACAATGGTTTTGTGTTTGAAGGTTTCAACTGTGTCTTTAGCAGCAACATTCCGGTAGGTTCCGGTTTATCCTCTTCTGCTGCTTTAGAATGTGGAATGATTTTCGGAATTGCATCGCTTTTCGATTTAGAAATCAAAAAAGCCGACATTGCTTTATTAGGGCAAAAAGCAGAACACTGGGTGGGGATCAATTGTGGTATTATGGATCAGTTTTCGAGTGTTCACGGTCTTGAAAATAAAGTGATCAAACTGGATTGCAATACTCTGGATTTTGAATATCACAACGCCGATTTCAAAGATTATGCTCTGGTTTTATTTGACAGTAATGTAAAACATTCTCTTTTTACCTCTGAATACAACACCAGAAGACAGGAGTGCGAACAAGGGCTGGCGATTATAAAACATCATTTTCCTCAAATCAAAAGTTTTAGAGATTGTAGCGAAGAACAGCTTTTGACGTTGCAGCATCAAATGTCGCCAACCATTTTTAAAAGGGTACATTTTGTAATAAAGGAAATTGATCGTGTTGAAAAAGCCTGCGAAGCATTAGATCAGGGAAATATTACACTTTTGGGACAACTACTTTTCGAAGCACATTATGGTTTATCGCAAGAATACGAAGTTAGCTGTAAAGAGCTGGACATGCTTGTAAATACGGCAAAAACAGACGATTTTATTATTGGATCACGCCTAATGGGGGGTGGTTTTGGGGGGTGCACCATAAATTTTATTAAAAAAGGACATGAAAATGAGGTGAAAAATAAGTTTTCAAATCTTTATTTAAATACATTTGGGATTGAATTAAAATTTTATGATGTAACAATCTCTAATGGAACAAGACTACTTCTTTAA
- a CDS encoding aldose epimerase family protein, whose amino-acid sequence MKIKQISHLSNTSAMESFGLLPDNEEILSFELSNKNGMKAKIINYGATLTSLLIPVAAGGFVDVVLGFDTLESYLASYHLPSAPYFGATVGRYAGRIDKGIFSLNDQTFQLNTNNNGNALHGGYIGFGQKTWNITHITSGDNPTITLSLLSENLEENYPGALQVDLTYTLTEENELKLEYKATSTEDTIVNLTHHTYFNLEGHHRDLLNQTLFIDSDRMLETDTENIPTGNFIALSDHDFDFRMAKRCPEFIDHSFVIESGKAVSATLSSIGNNLQMKVITDQPSVHIYVGGNCFGSVKGKENAAYHAFSGICFEAQNFPDAPNHKHFPNSVLRKGETYHQKTLYRFENIN is encoded by the coding sequence ATGAAAATAAAACAAATATCACACCTTTCGAACACATCTGCCATGGAATCATTTGGTTTATTGCCCGATAACGAAGAAATTCTTTCTTTTGAATTGAGCAACAAAAACGGAATGAAAGCAAAAATTATCAATTACGGTGCAACACTAACCTCTTTGTTAATTCCGGTTGCAGCAGGTGGGTTTGTTGATGTTGTTTTAGGTTTCGATACTCTGGAGTCTTATCTGGCTTCTTATCATTTACCAAGCGCTCCTTATTTTGGCGCTACCGTTGGGCGTTATGCCGGACGAATCGACAAAGGTATTTTTAGCTTAAACGATCAGACATTTCAATTGAATACCAACAACAATGGCAATGCCTTACATGGCGGGTACATTGGCTTTGGGCAAAAAACATGGAACATTACCCATATTACTTCGGGCGATAATCCTACGATAACTTTAAGTCTTTTGAGTGAGAATTTAGAGGAGAATTATCCCGGGGCTTTACAGGTTGATTTGACTTATACTTTAACGGAAGAAAACGAATTAAAACTAGAATATAAAGCGACCTCAACAGAAGATACGATTGTGAATCTTACTCATCACACTTATTTTAATCTTGAGGGACATCATCGGGATTTGTTAAACCAGACGCTCTTTATTGATTCTGACAGAATGCTGGAAACCGATACTGAGAATATTCCAACCGGAAATTTCATTGCTCTTTCTGATCATGATTTTGATTTCAGAATGGCTAAAAGATGCCCGGAATTTATTGACCATTCGTTTGTAATTGAATCCGGAAAAGCGGTTTCCGCCACTTTATCCAGTATCGGAAACAATTTGCAGATGAAAGTTATTACAGATCAGCCCAGCGTACACATCTATGTAGGCGGAAATTGTTTTGGATCTGTAAAAGGGAAAGAAAATGCAGCTTACCATGCATTTAGCGGAATTTGTTTTGAAGCACAAAATTTTCCGGATGCTCCTAATCATAAACATTTTCCGAATTCGGTTTTACGAAAAGGAGAAACCTATCATCAAAAAACCCTTTACCGATTTGAAAATATAAACTAA
- a CDS encoding GntR family transcriptional regulator, which produces MNIISIQSNIGLPKYKQIILSIEKAIEEEKLVKGDRLPSVNKVCLAFSLSRDTVLLGYDELKKRGIIYAIPGKGYYVKSVEINIKQKIFLLFDELNSFKEDIYNSFIQNIGKNVQVDIFFHHFNAQVFQKLITDSNGNYTKYIIMPTNLTDVADMIKNLPVGEVIILDQTNPDLKLYPAVYQNHEKDIFEGLVKGKSQMNKYKKLILIFPGFREPLGMKTGFIAFCTKYDFKFDIITEFTNGEINTGDLYIIPNDRDLVRVIENAQSQSLKLGTDFGIISYNETPLKKIVANGIATISTDFEMMGEILADMVLHGHKQQIENKSSLLIRNSL; this is translated from the coding sequence ATGAATATAATTTCCATCCAAAGCAATATTGGTTTACCAAAATACAAGCAGATTATTCTCTCTATTGAGAAGGCAATTGAGGAAGAAAAACTGGTAAAAGGCGATCGGCTTCCGTCAGTCAATAAAGTCTGTCTGGCCTTTTCGTTGTCACGTGATACAGTATTATTGGGATACGATGAGCTTAAAAAAAGAGGGATAATTTATGCCATTCCGGGTAAAGGCTATTATGTTAAAAGCGTTGAAATCAATATCAAGCAAAAGATTTTTTTACTTTTTGATGAGTTAAACAGTTTCAAAGAAGACATCTATAATTCGTTTATACAGAACATTGGAAAGAACGTTCAGGTTGATATTTTCTTTCATCATTTTAATGCTCAGGTATTTCAAAAACTGATTACTGACAGTAACGGAAATTACACCAAGTACATCATCATGCCCACCAATTTAACCGATGTGGCAGATATGATAAAAAACCTACCAGTAGGGGAGGTTATCATCTTGGACCAGACCAATCCGGATTTGAAATTGTATCCGGCAGTTTATCAAAATCACGAAAAAGATATTTTTGAAGGTTTAGTAAAAGGGAAATCACAAATGAATAAGTACAAAAAGCTCATTCTGATTTTTCCGGGATTTAGAGAACCGTTGGGAATGAAAACCGGTTTTATTGCTTTTTGTACAAAGTATGATTTTAAGTTTGATATCATCACAGAATTTACAAACGGAGAAATCAATACAGGTGATTTGTACATTATACCCAACGATCGTGATCTGGTTCGTGTTATTGAAAATGCCCAATCGCAAAGCCTTAAACTTGGAACGGATTTCGGAATTATTTCTTATAACGAAACTCCTTTGAAAAAGATTGTGGCTAACGGCATTGCCACCATTTCGACCGATTTTGAAATGATGGGAGAGATTTTAGCCGATATGGTGCTTCACGGACACAAGCAGCAGATAGAAAATAAATCGTCTCTTTTGATTCGAAACTCGTTATAA
- a CDS encoding NUDIX domain-containing protein gives MLNSYSSADKVLLAVDCIIFGFDREGLKILLIKRGFEPEKGKWSLMGGLLKQDEVLDNAAIRVLKMYTGLNDVYMEQLYAYSEIDRDPLERTISVSYYALINIEDHNAELIENYHAQWFSVADAPSLIFDHNEMVQQAIRILRYKTSIKPIGFELLPEKFTMRQLLELYEAILSKELDKRNFITKINTMGILNKLDEKDMQSSRKGSYLYTFNKEKYEEKLRNNFVLNL, from the coding sequence ATGCTTAACAGTTATAGCTCTGCAGATAAAGTTTTGTTAGCAGTAGATTGTATTATTTTTGGGTTTGATCGCGAAGGTTTGAAAATTCTTTTAATCAAAAGAGGATTCGAACCTGAAAAAGGAAAATGGTCTTTGATGGGAGGTTTATTAAAGCAAGACGAAGTACTCGACAATGCTGCGATACGAGTTTTGAAAATGTATACGGGATTAAACGATGTATATATGGAACAGCTTTATGCCTACAGCGAAATTGATCGTGACCCCTTAGAAAGAACCATTTCGGTTTCGTACTATGCTTTGATTAATATTGAAGATCACAATGCCGAGCTTATTGAAAATTATCATGCGCAATGGTTTAGTGTTGCCGATGCTCCGAGTTTAATTTTCGATCACAACGAAATGGTGCAGCAAGCCATCAGAATATTGCGTTACAAAACTTCGATCAAGCCAATTGGTTTTGAATTACTTCCTGAGAAATTCACCATGCGCCAATTATTAGAATTGTACGAAGCTATTTTGAGCAAAGAACTGGACAAGAGAAACTTTATCACTAAGATTAATACTATGGGAATTCTGAACAAACTGGACGAAAAAGACATGCAGTCTTCCCGAAAAGGATCTTATCTCTATACTTTCAATAAAGAAAAATACGAAGAGAAACTGCGCAACAATTTTGTTTTAAACTTGTAA
- a CDS encoding RNA polymerase sigma-70 factor, translating to MEKQYLNINARNFPEIYDLYWNELFCFCRHHAGDEEAAKEIVQQIFISIWERREQLQIETSIRAYLYGAAKLKILEYHRKQVTKKKYESTHFAEINKVSNNTEEHILHKDLLRELQLAISTLPERCRQVYLMSREDGMDNRSIAASLVITEKAVEGNITRALRHIRDHLKVFRSLVIFFTPLCRVSEDLCNYIII from the coding sequence ATGGAAAAGCAATATCTAAACATTAACGCCAGAAACTTTCCGGAGATTTATGATTTGTATTGGAATGAACTGTTTTGTTTTTGCAGACATCATGCCGGTGACGAAGAAGCTGCAAAGGAAATTGTACAGCAAATTTTCATCAGCATCTGGGAAAGACGGGAACAATTACAAATCGAAACTTCTATCAGAGCCTATCTATACGGTGCTGCAAAATTAAAAATATTAGAATATCATCGAAAGCAGGTCACTAAAAAGAAGTACGAAAGTACTCATTTTGCTGAGATAAATAAAGTATCCAACAATACAGAAGAGCATATTTTACATAAAGATCTGCTTCGGGAACTACAGCTGGCCATCAGCACACTTCCGGAACGCTGCAGACAGGTGTATTTAATGAGCAGGGAAGACGGGATGGATAACCGTTCTATTGCCGCCTCTCTTGTTATTACAGAGAAAGCCGTTGAAGGAAATATTACAAGAGCACTTCGGCACATTCGCGACCATTTAAAAGTTTTTCGAAGTTTGGTCATTTTTTTTACTCCCCTGTGTAGGGTTAGCGAGGACTTGTGCAACTACATCATTATATAA